In the Desulfuromonas sp. DDH964 genome, TTACCAGTGTTACAAAAACTTTGACGACTGGCAGGATCAGGGACGCCACTTTGTCTGCCGCATCAAAGCCAGTTCTCGTAAGACGGAGTTGAGCGCCAATCCTGTTGTCCCCGGCAGTCATGTTTTCTATGACGCCAGGGTGTTGCTCGGCACCAAAGATGTCAACCAGACCGAACGAGAAGTGCGTGTGGTCGGCTACAAGGTTGACCAAAAATCCTATTGGGTCGCCACCGACCGCTTCGATCTGACCGCCGAGCAGATTGCCTTGATCTACAAGCTACGCTGGACGATCGAGTCCTTCTTCGCCTGGTGGAAGCGCCACCTCAAGGTGTATCACCTGATTGCCCGCAGTCCCTACGGCCTGCTGGTGCAGATCCTCGCAGGGTTGATTACTTATTTGCTGCTGGCCATCTACTGCCACGAAGAGCATGGCGAACGTGTCAGCATCAACAGGGTGCGTGAGCTTCGCAACAATATTCGCAACGAGGCCGCCGAGGATGCGGCCGCAGGCTTAGGGCCTCCCGATATCATTGACTTGGACTTCGGAGCCTATGCAACTTCTTAACCGGACACTACTGCATTAGCCCCAAAAAAAATCCTGATTAGGTCCGATTCTCAGCTTGATGCGGATCGCCCCTACAAGAGCCCAAGCCGTAGCGATGAATTGAACAATGGGGCCCCTACATATTGGATGCCCAAGGTGCTCTCGCCCCTCAGCTGAGAATTAGGGCTAATCAGGAAAAAAATTATCTTTGTTGCCGCCGAAACCGGCAACAGATTGGTGCCTCACGCACCAGGTTACGGAGCAATACCCGGTTGCGGGGTGCCACTTGGCGACAGGCTAGTGTCTAGTTGCAAAAGTTAGCGATAGTGTTTCTCAGTTGCGACCCCTTGACCTCTCGCTTACGCCATACAAAAGGCTTGGCGTTGGGCTGATAGGCTTCTATAAAGGCCTCGATGGCCGCACGCAACTGGTCAATGCTTTGAAAACTGGCGTTCTTCAGTGCCTTACGTGAAAGAATGCCGAACCATATCTCGACTTGATTGAGCCAACTTGCAGAAGTCGGTGTAAAGTGAAACATGACGTTTGGGTGCTGCGCAAGCCATTCGTCGTTGCGTTTATGAATGCAATAATTGTCCAGGATCACGTGAATTTCTCGCTGGTCGCTGTCCGGAAGTTCTGAGAGGACCTGATCCATGAAGGCTAGGAAATCAACCCTTCTCTTGAACTCGGTTGTCTGCGTATGCACGGCGCCTGTCGCTACGTTGAGCGCCGCAAAAAGGTTCAGGGTTCCATGCCGTTTGTAGGTGCTCTTTAGGCCCTGGACGACTTTGCCGCTACTGGTACAGACATACCCCTTGGCGCGCTCAAGCGCCTGGATGCTCGGTTTCTCATCGACTGAGATCACCAAGGCTTTTTCGGGGGGCGCCAGGTAGAGCCCGATAATGTCAGCCGCCTTTGGTGCGAACTCTGGATCAGTGCTTACGCACCAACTTCGTTGTCGGGCAAGGCTGATATTGTGCTTGCGCAGCACTCGCCAAATGGCATCATCCGAAGCGCCAAACTGCTTGGCAAGCGCCGGGCCGTCCCAACATGCCTGGCCGGGCGGTGGCGGAAGTTCCAACGCTTTCAGAACTCGCGTTTGAAACGCCTGGTCATATTTCGGCGGTTTGCCAGAGCGCGGGCGATCATATAGCCCGGCAATACCCGCAGCGGAGAAACGGTTCCGCCATTCAATAACCGTGTTCGGGCGCACGTTAAGATCCATGGCGACCTTGCTGACGGATTCTCCGTCAAGGAGTTTGCAGATAATCCGGGCACGTTCAACAAGGCGCGCCTCCATGCTTCGACTGCTTGCCCATTCCCTGAGTGTCTGGCGGTCCTTTTCGCTGCACAGGGGTATTGGAGATTTTCTCGGCATAAGCGACTCCTTTCACGATGGTGGGGGTGAAAGAAGTCTATATTATAACGCTTAGTTTTGCAATTAAACACTAGAACTCCTCCCCCGTCCACATCTCCGGCACAAAGTGCAGCGCCCGGTTGCGGCCGGTCTCCTTCGCTTTGTAGAGAGCAACGTCGGCGTATTTGATCGCCTGCCAGAAGGCCTCGCTGTCACCGGGGAATTCGCTGACGCCGAGGCTGATGGTCTTCTTCAGCGGCCCGTCCGGCGTCGAGAACTTGATCGCCTCCATGTTCTGGCGGATCTTCTCGGCCACGGTCAGCGCCTCGCCGGGGTGGATGTCGACCACCAGCACCAGGAACTCCTCGCCGCCGAAGCGGATGACGATGTCCGCCTCGCGTACGCTCTTGCGGATGATCGACGCGGTCTCCTTGAGGATCTGGTCGCCGACATCATGACCGAACTTGTCGTTGACCTGCTTGAAGTAGTCGATGTCGCACATCACCAGGCCGAGGGTGCGTTTGCGCCGCTGCAGACCAGCGATGATCGGCCCGGCGTGGTCCTGCAGGAAGCGCCGGTTGTAGAGCCCGGTCATCGGGTCCTTGAGCGCCGAGTCGCGCAGGGTATTCATCAGCCGCTTCGCCTCGATCACCGACAGCGCCTGGTTGACGTAGGTCTCCGCTTTGAAGATGCGGGCGTGGACATCGTGGGCATCGACCTTGCCAGTGCTGTCCGGGCGGAAAAGAAACTGCACCACGCCGCCGGTGCGGCCGCCGATGATCATCGGGATACAGACGTGTTCGAGGCCGGTCTCCTGCTTGAACATCTTGCAGACCCCCGGGTAGTTGAGGGAGGAGATCGAATGGCCGGTCTTGCGCGCCCGACAGAGCTCGCAGTTGGCGAGGATATCAGGGTTGCAGGCGAGATCCTTGTTGGCGACGATCGCCGGATAGACCGGCTGCATCTCGCGGTGATTGTCTTTGACCTCGTAAATGACGAACTCCTCGATCCCGCACTCCTTGCCGAAGGCGTCCCCGAGGCGCGAGTAGACGTCTTCCAGGGTCGAGTCCTCCTCGATCACCTTCTTGAACATGGTCATGCCGTAGACCGTCTCCATCAGCTCGTTGAATTCGGAGGAGAGCTGGCCGATCTCGTCCCGTGAGCTGATCTTGATCTTATTGGTCAGGTCGACGTCACCGGTGCCGAGACTGTGAATCTGGTCGATGATCGAGCGGATCGGCCGGGCGAATGCCCCGGCGATCCAGACGGTGAAGAGGGCGAGCAGCAGCACGGCGATGCCGAGAACACCGGCAATGACCAGCGAGGTCTGGCGGATAGTCTGGCCGATGGTGCGGGCGTAACCGGAATAGAGATCCGAAAGCTGGGCGGAATAGTCGACGGCGAGGTTGTTGGCGGCGTAGAGCTCTTCCTGCAGCTGGTCGTGGGTCTTGGCCAGGGTCTCGGGAACGCCGCTCCCCTTTTTCAGCAGTTCGAGCTTGGAGGAGAAGAATGCCTGGTTTGCCTCGTCGATGGCACCGAGCTGGCTGGTCAACTGCTTGAGGAATTCGACTCCGGCCGGATCGTTGCGAACCGAGCTGGTGCGGACCGTTTCCAGCAGCTTGCCGGTATCGTGGGAATAGTCGTTGACCTCGCCCCCCAGGGCGAGGGCGGAGATGAAGCTGCGGATATCGAGGAGGCGCTTGTGGGAGAGATCGGCGGCGCGGACCGCCGCTTCGACGTCACGGGCCTTGAGGGCGCCGGAGGCATCGATGGAGAGGGCCTGCAGATTGCGAATGATCTTCTGCACCACCCGGTCCTGGGGAATCACTTCGTTGATGACCCGGTTATAGCTGCCGTTGATGCTGTACATGGCAACAAAAGACAGCACCGCCATCGCCAGGAACCAGAAGAGAACTCCGACCGAGTAGAGGGTGAATTTTTTCCGGATCGGCAGGTCGACGAAGGTGATGAAGCGGATAAACCGCTTCACGGGGTGGAGAACCCGTAAATCGAGCATGAGAAACCCCTTTCGGCTGACGTTCTGTCGAAAAGGATTAGCAATTGTCGTGCCCTGCTCGT is a window encoding:
- a CDS encoding IS630 family transposase, with translation MPRKSPIPLCSEKDRQTLREWASSRSMEARLVERARIICKLLDGESVSKVAMDLNVRPNTVIEWRNRFSAAGIAGLYDRPRSGKPPKYDQAFQTRVLKALELPPPPGQACWDGPALAKQFGASDDAIWRVLRKHNISLARQRSWCVSTDPEFAPKAADIIGLYLAPPEKALVISVDEKPSIQALERAKGYVCTSSGKVVQGLKSTYKRHGTLNLFAALNVATGAVHTQTTEFKRRVDFLAFMDQVLSELPDSDQREIHVILDNYCIHKRNDEWLAQHPNVMFHFTPTSASWLNQVEIWFGILSRKALKNASFQSIDQLRAAIEAFIEAYQPNAKPFVWRKREVKGSQLRNTIANFCN
- a CDS encoding GGDEF domain-containing protein, with the protein product MLDLRVLHPVKRFIRFITFVDLPIRKKFTLYSVGVLFWFLAMAVLSFVAMYSINGSYNRVINEVIPQDRVVQKIIRNLQALSIDASGALKARDVEAAVRAADLSHKRLLDIRSFISALALGGEVNDYSHDTGKLLETVRTSSVRNDPAGVEFLKQLTSQLGAIDEANQAFFSSKLELLKKGSGVPETLAKTHDQLQEELYAANNLAVDYSAQLSDLYSGYARTIGQTIRQTSLVIAGVLGIAVLLLALFTVWIAGAFARPIRSIIDQIHSLGTGDVDLTNKIKISSRDEIGQLSSEFNELMETVYGMTMFKKVIEEDSTLEDVYSRLGDAFGKECGIEEFVIYEVKDNHREMQPVYPAIVANKDLACNPDILANCELCRARKTGHSISSLNYPGVCKMFKQETGLEHVCIPMIIGGRTGGVVQFLFRPDSTGKVDAHDVHARIFKAETYVNQALSVIEAKRLMNTLRDSALKDPMTGLYNRRFLQDHAGPIIAGLQRRKRTLGLVMCDIDYFKQVNDKFGHDVGDQILKETASIIRKSVREADIVIRFGGEEFLVLVVDIHPGEALTVAEKIRQNMEAIKFSTPDGPLKKTISLGVSEFPGDSEAFWQAIKYADVALYKAKETGRNRALHFVPEMWTGEEF